A part of Entelurus aequoreus isolate RoL-2023_Sb linkage group LG03, RoL_Eaeq_v1.1, whole genome shotgun sequence genomic DNA contains:
- the LOC133645131 gene encoding probable ribonuclease ZC3H12C, giving the protein MGLRDHPEDGTGPGLDLDYLHVEGAERPEGLGAAKDAGNVATVDSGALSDSTSSLDSSSVSFSSSFSEEGGDSEDERIQAPNSDSPAGLDPVPNQLVEISPNIQAATDCRSKVDFALKLGYSEELVLLVLHKLGPAALINDILGELVKLGTKADVEQPGGGGTQAPSSSLTYSSPSTDSCRLLCSSKQLEDKDNLRPVVVDGSNVAMSHGNKEVFSCQGIQLAVDWFLEQGHHDITVFVPAWRKEQSRPDALITDQEVLRQLEKDKILVFTPSRRVQGRRVVCYDDRFIVKLAYESDGIIVSNDNYRDLANEKPEWKKFIDERLLMYSFVNDKFMPPDDPLGRYGPSLENFLRKRPIIPEHRKQPCPYGKKCTYGHKCKFYHPERGSQPQRSVADELRASARISSAVSKGQMEDTLMAKNLTPGQAEDLSESCRVSLKKQFSPRSSLTDLLDDQLRVQSKVEACRGSTSCSRSIFGQPLEGKPSFSGNMDRREYHLASDGGFSGSTRPRTTESYYRSESPVLGYSSLVKASSIIRLPAPESPERIFPADLRARYLPSDCRSDGNVSCETFSPDPVFDDRPTCHHHHRQLCLPHTPHRCSNQYVRPVGRSPPGLSQHTGRRRPDFDADKPPSRSPLHPFQSASAPILPTHFQHSLLSQHPGDRFSPTLRPLQTASTQGSLLGCDLTSSLWQEDRLQESRMYERSAFLPRRNYSELRQQQHHQVNWDQHYQQPPRPCYDLFPLQNLPDVPENVWSSPWSRHSSLPHIAAKPPLPSAILQREPSFMGQYQDRRQRVFLNLCGIFPADLVRTVMTRNPHLMDAQELAAAILMEKAQASS; this is encoded by the exons ATGGGCCTGAGGGACCATCCGGAGGATGGGACAGGCCCGGGGCTGGATCTGGACTACCTCCACGTGGAAGGCGCTGAGCGGCCAGAAGGTCTGGGTGCCGCAAAAGATGCCGGGAATGTCGCGACTGTGGACTCCGGCGCCCTCAGCGACAGCACCAGCAGTCTGGATAGCAGCAGCGTTAGCTTCAGCAGCAGCTTCTCCGAGGAGGGCGGAGACAGTGAAGATGAACGTATCCAGGCCCCAAACAGTGACTCCCCCGCCGGGCTGGACCCGGTACCAAACCAATTGGTGGAAATATCCCCTAATATTCAGGCCGCCACAGACTGTCGCAGCAAAGTGGATTTCGCTCTGAAGCTGGGCTACTCTGAAGAACTGGTGCTGCTGGTGCTGCACAAACTGGGCCCGGCAGCACTCATCAACGATATCCTGGGAGAACTGGTCAAACTGGGGACCAAAGCTGATGTGGAGCAGCCTGGAGGTGGAGGTACACAGGCTCCTTCTTCCTCTCTGACATACTCCTCACCTTCAACGGACTCCTGCAGGCTGCTGTGCTCCTCCAAACAACTGGAGGACAAAGACAACCTTCGGCCCGTTGTGGTGGATGGGAGCAACGTGGCAATGAG TCATGGAAATAAGGAAGTCTTCTCCTGTCAAGGCATCCAACTGGCTGTTGATTGGTTTCTGGAACaaggtcaccatgacatcaccgTTTTTGTCCCCGCCTGGAGGAAGGAGCAATCGCGTCCGGACGCTCTCATCACAG ACCAGGAAGTCCTACGGCAACTGGAAAAGGACAAGATCCTGGTCTTCACGCCGTCTCGCCGCGTGCAAGGACGCCGGGTGGTCTGTTACGATGACCGCTTCATCGTCAAGCTGGCCTATGAGTCCGATGGCATCATCGTGTCCAATGACAACTATCGCGATCTGGCCAACGAGAAACCGGAGTGGAAGAAGTTCATCGACGAGCGGCTGCTAATGTACTCCTTTGTCAATGACAA ATTCATGCCCCCAGATGACCCACTTGGACGCTATGGCCCCAGCTTGGAGAACTTTCTCAGGAAGAGACCCATTATTCCAGAACACAGGAAGCAGCCATGTCCTTACG GCAAGAAGTGTACGTATGGCCACAAGTGCAAGTTCTACCACCCTGAACGGGGCAGCCAGCCTCAGCGTTCTGTAGCGGACGAGCTCCGTGCCAGCGCCAGAATATCCTCAGCGGTGTCTAAAGGCCAGATGGAAGACACCCTGATGGCCAAGAACCTAACGCCAGGCCAGGCAGAGGATCTGTCTGAGTCCTGCCGGGTAAGCCTAAAGAAACAGTTCAGCCCTCGGAGTTCCCTCACAGATCTCCTGGACGACCAGCTTCGAGTGCAGTCCAAAGTAGAAGCATGCAGGGGAAGCACTAGCTGTAGTAGAAGCATCTTTGGGCAACCCTTGGAAGGGAAGCCTTCTTTCTCAGGCAACATGGATAGACGGGAATACCATCTAGCGTCTGATGGTGGATTCAGTGGATCCACAAGGCCGAGAACTACTGAAAGTTACTATCGATCCGAGTCTCCAGTGTTGGGCTACAGCTCCCTGGTGAAGGCCTCTTCTATCATCAGACTCCCTGCTCCAGAGAGTCCAGAGCGCATCTTCCCAGCTGATCTTCGAGCACGGTATCTTCCCTCTGACTGCAGGAGTGACGGCAATGTCAGCTGTGAAACCTTCTCTCCTGACCCTGTGTTCGACGACAGGCCTACATGCCACCATCACCACCGCCAACTCTGCCTTCCCCACACCCCTCATCGCTGCTCCAACCAGTACGTCCGACCTGTTGGTCGTAGTCCTCCGGGTCTGAGCCAGCACACCGGTAGAAGAAGACCAGATTTTGACGCGGACAAACCTCCCTCACGTAGTCCACTACATCCCTTCCAATCTGCATCTGCTCCCATTTTACCCACCCATTTTCAGCATTCGTTGCTGAGCCAACATCCAGGTGACCGTTTTAGTCCTACGCTACGTCCACTTCAAACAGCCAGCACTCAGGGATCCCTTCTGGGCTGTGATCTGACAAGTTCTCTTTGGCAAGAAGATCGGCTACAGGAATCCAGAATGTACGAAAGGTCCGCTTTTCTTCCCAGGCGGAATTATTCCGAGCTACGACAACAGCAACATCATCAAGTGAACTGGGACCAGCACTACCAGCAGCCCCCAAGACCTTGTTATGATCTGTTTCCCCTCCAGAACCTTCCTGATGTTCCTGAGAACGTCTGGTCTTCTCCTTGGAGCAGACATTCCTCACTGCCGCACATCGCGGCGAAACCGCCCCTCCCGTCCGCCATCCTGCAACGTGAGCCCTCCTTTATGGGTCAGTACCAGGACCGAAGGCAGAGGGTGTTTCTTAACCTCTGCGGCATCTTCCCAGCCGACTTGGTGAGGACGGTGATGACTCGGAACCCTCACCTGATGGACGCTCAGGAGCTTGCCGCTGCCATATTGATGGAGAAAGCACAGGCGAGTTCTTGA